The Agrococcus sp. SGAir0287 DNA window GATGACGACGTCGTACTGGTGGTAGTGGATGCCGTCGGCGGACACGGTCGACTCGGTCATGTGGTGCAGGGACTCCTGGATCAGCGGTCGGCGCAGAAGGACGCCAGCAGCTCGGGGTCGGCGCCTGCGGGGCAGGGGTCGAACGTGAACGTGATGAGCGTCCCGAGCACGATGAGGATGATGGCGGCGCCGGCGATCGCGCCGAGGGCGACGCGGCGCAGCGGCTCGCGGTGCACGTAGTCGTTGACGATCGTGCGCATGCCGTTCGACCCGTGGAGGACCGCGAGCCACAGCATCACGACGTCCCACCACTGCCACAGCGGGTTGGCGAACTTGCCGCCGATGAACCCGAAGTCGATCGCCTGGATGCCGCCGGGCGTGAAGAGCAGGTTGTAGAAGAGGTGGCCGAAGATCAGCACGACGAGCACGACGCCCGAGACGCGCATGAAGATCCAGCCGGCCTTCTCGAGGTTCGGGCCGCGGCGGCCCGTCGAGCGCGCGGGGTACGCGTACGGCGTGCGAGGGCTCTCGATGGTCGCGGACATCAGTGCTCCCCGAAGACGTTCGCGAGGTGCGTCGGCGTGAAGCCGGCCATGAGCACGATCACGAGCGCGATGACGACCCAGAACAGGATGCGCTGGATGCGCGTCGCAGCCGGGAAGGCGTCGACGGCGATGATGCGCAGGCCGTTCATCGCATGGAACACGACGGCGCCGACGAGGACGACCTCGCCGAGCCCCATGATCGGGTTCTTGTACGTCGCGATGACGGCGTTGTAGGCCTCCGGGCTCACGCGGATGAGCGACGTGTCGAGCACGTGCACCAGGAGGAAGAAGTAGATGCCGATGCCCGAGATGCGGTGCAGGACCCA harbors:
- the sdhD gene encoding succinate dehydrogenase, hydrophobic membrane anchor protein, whose translation is MSATIESPRTPYAYPARSTGRRGPNLEKAGWIFMRVSGVVLVVLIFGHLFYNLLFTPGGIQAIDFGFIGGKFANPLWQWWDVVMLWLAVLHGSNGMRTIVNDYVHREPLRRVALGAIAGAAIILIVLGTLITFTFDPCPAGADPELLASFCADR
- the sdhC gene encoding succinate dehydrogenase, cytochrome b556 subunit, whose amino-acid sequence is MWSWVLHRISGIGIYFFLLVHVLDTSLIRVSPEAYNAVIATYKNPIMGLGEVVLVGAVVFHAMNGLRIIAVDAFPAATRIQRILFWVVIALVIVLMAGFTPTHLANVFGEH